The Acidicapsa acidisoli genome window below encodes:
- a CDS encoding right-handed parallel beta-helix repeat-containing protein, with protein MPEIRRKSALIVCCASLFAVICQIGMSATLCVNQGGSSGCYSKIQSAVSHASANDVIEVRAGTYKEDVVIGIPLSLIGAGAERTIIDATGLENGIFVDGYDNPGLRHVTVAGFTVENAQYEAVLVVSASDVTVRDNRMIDNDKFGPVFSPVASGCAGQPAFETDENGDCGGALHFIGVEGSIASGNLMTGNADGILLSDETAETHDNLIIHNTVKDNPLDCGIVLASHPPVGSTPPHFAPHFGVDHNTIAENISADNGVKVGGAGVGLFSDGNGPGRASDNVIIHNSLTGNGIGGVSLHTHVGPAFGAPADNMDGNMIIGNYVAGNLADVDDTATPGRVGININSGGGGSPVWGTIISQNVIRDEDVDIAVNTPGTVDAHLNDLLGGHVGVANICAFDGAACTGHINVTENYWGCAAGPGWKGCTTTSGTNLLFTPWLHNPVADDDDGRGDHH; from the coding sequence ATGCCTGAAATTCGGCGAAAGTCGGCGCTCATCGTGTGTTGTGCCTCCCTGTTTGCGGTCATCTGTCAGATCGGTATGTCCGCAACCCTCTGTGTCAACCAGGGAGGTTCCAGCGGTTGCTACTCCAAGATTCAGTCGGCGGTCAGTCACGCTTCGGCGAACGACGTGATTGAGGTTCGAGCGGGTACGTACAAGGAGGATGTCGTGATTGGCATTCCCCTGTCCCTGATCGGCGCGGGCGCCGAGAGAACCATCATTGACGCCACTGGGTTGGAAAACGGCATCTTTGTCGACGGGTACGATAATCCCGGCCTCCGCCATGTGACGGTTGCCGGATTCACGGTTGAGAATGCGCAATATGAAGCTGTCCTGGTCGTAAGCGCTTCGGACGTCACAGTTCGCGACAATCGCATGATTGACAACGACAAATTTGGCCCTGTCTTCTCGCCGGTTGCGAGTGGTTGTGCAGGACAGCCCGCATTTGAGACGGATGAGAACGGCGACTGTGGCGGCGCGCTTCACTTTATCGGGGTGGAGGGGTCGATTGCTTCAGGCAACCTCATGACGGGGAATGCCGACGGCATCCTGCTCAGCGATGAGACGGCGGAGACCCACGACAATCTCATCATTCACAATACGGTCAAGGACAACCCGCTGGACTGCGGAATCGTGCTGGCTTCGCATCCGCCGGTTGGCTCGACGCCGCCTCACTTTGCACCTCACTTTGGCGTCGATCACAACACAATTGCCGAAAACATTTCTGCCGATAACGGAGTGAAAGTCGGCGGCGCGGGAGTTGGCCTGTTTTCGGATGGCAACGGTCCTGGCCGGGCATCGGACAACGTGATCATTCACAACTCACTGACCGGGAACGGTATCGGTGGGGTCTCGCTTCATACCCATGTCGGCCCGGCTTTTGGAGCACCGGCGGACAACATGGACGGCAACATGATCATCGGCAACTACGTGGCGGGAAACCTGGCTGACGTAGACGATACAGCCACCCCTGGCCGGGTGGGCATCAACATCAACAGTGGCGGAGGCGGTTCTCCGGTTTGGGGCACGATCATTTCGCAGAACGTAATCCGCGACGAGGATGTGGATATTGCGGTCAATACGCCCGGCACGGTAGACGCGCATCTCAACGACCTGCTCGGCGGACATGTCGGCGTCGCCAATATTTGCGCTTTTGACGGAGCAGCATGCACCGGTCACATTAACGTCACTGAAAATTACTGGGGATGCGCCGCAGGTCCGGGCTGGAAGGGATGCACAACGACGAGCGGAACCAATCTT